In Lathamus discolor isolate bLatDis1 chromosome 1, bLatDis1.hap1, whole genome shotgun sequence, the following are encoded in one genomic region:
- the BID gene encoding BH3-interacting domain death agonist, which produces MEQINGSVQMEHALLYTFLEVSPDCKFREQLHSLQNKWFLWQCDYCYDDAELQTDGNQSGQMQNGEPVFDPRVHDEVVRLIAAQLAEAGDKFDKEIKARVVNDLVQHFLNENLSREEITRHMSEAVEGLVRAIPSDMEQEKAMLVLAMVLTKKIANTMPSLLHRVFNTTVNYISQQFHNYIARMMRE; this is translated from the exons ATGGAACAG aTCAATGGATCTGTCCAGATGGAGCATGCACTGCTGTACACCTTCCTGGAGGTATCCCCTGACTGTAAGTTCAGGGAGCAACTGCATTCCCTGCAAAACAAGTGGTTTCTATGGCAGTGTGACTACTGCTATGATGATGCAGAACTTCAGACTGATGGCAATCAGAGCGGGCAAATGCAGAACGGTGAGCCAG TGTTTGACCCTCGGGTACATGATGAAGTTGTCCGGCTCATTGCTGCTCAGCTCGCTGAGGCTGGAGACAAGTTTGATAAAGAAATCAAGGCAAGAGTAGTAAATGATCTAGTGCAGCACTTTCTGAATGAGAATCTCTCTCGAGAG GAGATAACCCGGCATATGTCAGAGGCAGTGGAAGGACTTGTACGAGCCATCCCCTCAGACATGGAGCAGGAGAAAGCCATGTTGGTGCTAGCAATGGTCTTAACTAAAAAAATTGCCAATACAATGCCCTCCCTTCTGCATCGTGTCTTCAACACCACGGTGAACTACATCAGCCAGCAGTTTCACAACTACATTGCCAGAATG ATGCGTGAGTGA